The stretch of DNA AATTCCTTCTCCATAACTTCTTTTGTTTATTAAGTTCGGGACAAATGTATAACTAAAGTTTTAATTATACAACTAAATTAATAGTTATATTTAATTATTTTATTTCTTTTCTGGTTAAGTAACTGTAAATGAGTATTGCTTTTAATTAGGAGCCTTAGTATAAAGGTAAGCTGCAATGAATGCGTAAATAACATTTGGGAACCACGTAGCGATAAAAGGGCTTACCAATCCGTTTATGGCGAACGAGGAAGAAACCTGCTGAAACAGTATATAAGAAAAACTAAGCAGCAAACCCAATCCTATGTTTATACCCATACCGCCTTTCTTTTTGCGGGCAGAAAGAGACGCACCTATCACGGTGAGAATAAAGGCTGCAAACGCCATCGCAAATCGTTTGTGGTATTCTATCTCGAAGAGGTGAATTTGTCTTATACCTCGCTTCTTTTGTCTTTCGATGTATGTTCGGAGTTCGCTGGTATTCATTTGCTCACAATCGTTTACCGATATCATAAAATCGGAAGGTATAATGGTGAGTGTCGTATCCATTGCTGCACCAGATTTAAGCTCTTCGGTTAAACCCTTGAAATCGCGTATAAGATAATTTTTGAGAGTCCAATGATAAGCCGTGTCCCAAACAATTTGTTGAGCAGTAAGTCGAGATTTAAGTTCCTTGCCCTCAAACCTTTCGAGAGAGAATTTGTAGCCAGTTTTATTGTTGGCGTCAAATCGGTCGAAGTAAGCTATAACGTTTGGTTCTACCTCTAATTGTATATTGTCTCCCCATACTACACGCTTATCTCTCACGTATTTATTCTGAAATTCTATGCGTTTAACGTTTGCCGGAGGTATTACGTAACTACTTAAGATAAAGGTCATAACGGCAATAAACCCTGCCGAAACAAGATACGGACGCATTAGCCTCGTAAAGCTTATGCCACTCGAAAGTATTGCTATTACTTCCGAATTGTCGGCCATCTTAGCAGTGAAAAATATTACGGCTATAAAAACAAACAACGGGCTTAGTAGATTAATAAAATAGGGTATGAAGTTAACATAATAATCGAATATGATGGCACTTGTGGGAGCATTGTGATCGATAAATTTATCAACCTTTTCGATAAAGTCGAACATCACACAGATAGAAATTATTAACAGTATTGCTGAAAAATAAGTCCCTAAGAATTTTTTTATTATGTACCAATCTATTTTATATAATCCCGGTATTTTCATTATAATCTGTATTGAAGTTTAGGAATCATAGTCTGTTTCCACGACGAAAAATCGCCTTCGATAATATGTTTGCGAGCTTCCTTTACCAACCACAGGTAGAAAGCAAGATTATGAATCGACGCTA from Dysgonomonadaceae bacterium PH5-43 encodes:
- a CDS encoding lipopolysaccharide export system permease protein (product_source=KO:K11720; cog=COG0795; ko=KO:K11720; pfam=PF03739; tigrfam=TIGR04408; transmembrane_helix_parts=Inside_1_16,TMhelix_17_39,Outside_40_61,TMhelix_62_84,Inside_85_108,TMhelix_109_131,Outside_132_280,TMhelix_281_298,Inside_299_304,TMhelix_305_324,Outside_325_338,TMhelix_339_358,Inside_359_362), which encodes MKIPGLYKIDWYIIKKFLGTYFSAILLIISICVMFDFIEKVDKFIDHNAPTSAIIFDYYVNFIPYFINLLSPLFVFIAVIFFTAKMADNSEVIAILSSGISFTRLMRPYLVSAGFIAVMTFILSSYVIPPANVKRIEFQNKYVRDKRVVWGDNIQLEVEPNVIAYFDRFDANNKTGYKFSLERFEGKELKSRLTAQQIVWDTAYHWTLKNYLIRDFKGLTEELKSGAAMDTTLTIIPSDFMISVNDCEQMNTSELRTYIERQKKRGIRQIHLFEIEYHKRFAMAFAAFILTVIGASLSARKKKGGMGINIGLGLLLSFSYILFQQVSSSFAINGLVSPFIATWFPNVIYAFIAAYLYTKAPN